The sequence below is a genomic window from Pelecanus crispus isolate bPelCri1 chromosome 10, bPelCri1.pri, whole genome shotgun sequence.
CAGCGCAGCGCAGAGGCACCGGCAGGCAGCAAACGTGAGGGCACCGAAAAGGGACGCGGCCGTGAGAGAGCAAGGAAGAGTcggaaaaagaaagcagaggaggacCAAAGTGAgcaggccaggccaggcaggGACTGCGTGGCCCACCGGCTCCGCTCAGCCGGCTCCGGGCAGCCCGTGGGCCAGCCACCCACcagccggcggcgggcagcgcgtCCCTCCATCCAGGTCTCGGACTTCCTGGCGCGGCAGCTGGAGCGAGCCCAGAAGGAGGGGCAGATGGAGCTGCATGCCGAGcgggcgccgcggccccggggcaggcCCCGGAGCACAGCGGGGGCCTCCCTGCCCAAGAAagtgcagcaggagctgcagaaggagcCAGCACCAGAAATGGTGAGCGTAGCCCCAGAGAAGGCTGAGACTGTGGTGCCTCTGGAGAAGACTGCTCCAAACATAGAGGAGCTGCCAGCAGCGGTGTGTCCCAGCCTGGCAGACCAGGGTGAGGGGGAGGCGCAGCCAGCTGCCGGGCAGGGCAGTGAGGTCTTGGAGGCTGCCTCTCCTCTCTCAGAGCGAGGCGTGGGGCTGGAGCCCCCCCAGAGCTTGCCGGCAGCAGAGCCGAGTGAGGGCCTGCCCAAGGAAACCAAGCCCAAGGCCCTGAGCCTGCGGGAATATCGCATCCGCATGCTGCACCGCCAGCCTAGCCCGGGCGGCAGGAAGGACGGAGAGAAACAAGCAGCCAGCAAGTGGCCCAGCGTCCCCGAGCCTCcgacagagctggcagagatCCCCTGCCTGGTGTCTCCCATGCGCCCCGCCACCGAGGCGACTGCTGCTCAGAAGAGCCCGGAGAAACCTGACAGCCCCGCTGCTGTCCCTTCTCCTGCCAGCAAAGCTCCAACCACTCCGGCTTCAGCTCCGGCACCCGCCACGGCTCTGCCAACCCCATCAACACCAACACCTTTTGTCACGCCGAACGTGCCCCCAGCCGCTGGGATGCCACCAGCCTCTGCCAGTGCTTACGCCCTTTACCCACCAGTGCCTTCCTGGCCCTGCTTCGGCCCGCAGCCCGTGGGCTGCTGTGGTTTGCCCCCGCCGCCCAGCACTGGCTCCCCCAGTACTTTTCACATGGTGCCTGGCCTCCCGCCTCCGGCCATGGCCTGGCCCCCGCCGGCCGTGCCGCCCCCGCCTCCCTTTGGCCCCGGCAGCCCCTATGCCCCGGTGGGGTGGGCACCGCCACCCTACTGGCCGGGAATCCCCATGCCGCCTCCGGTGCCTCCCCTGGCGTTCGGGGACCCTGGAGCGGCACTGCCGGGTGCTGCCGCCTTCCCGGCTGGTGGGCACCCCAGCACGGCCCTCCTGCACGGGCAGCCTCCCGCCACCCCGGCACTCAGCTGCCCGGAGCCGCCAGCCTTCCCCACCCAGCCGCCTGCCACTCCAGCCAGCGAGACGGGGGCTGCAGGTGGCCCGGCCAGGCCGGCTACTGGCAGGGTGTCGGACCCCAGGAGGCAGGCACGGCTGGTGGGGGAGAGCTCTCTCCCCAAGGCCCCTCCGGCCCCAGCcgctgcccagcccctggcagccccatCGGCTGCCACTGCCCAGCCCGGCTGGGTCccccctgcagctccagcccagcacactgcagccccccaggctgcTCCCACCCAGGCTGCCCCCACCCAGCCTCTGGAGGAGCCCCGGGCTGCAACCCCCACCCAGCTCCCAAAGGCCCCCTCAGCCACCATCCATTGCCCTGCGGAGGTGTCCCCTGCCGCTGGCCCTGTTGGGGAGTCCCCTGGCACCCACCCCgtggaggaggctgcagggccAGGCAAGGGGGCAGTGGAGAAAGCCCTGCCAGAGCCCaaggcagctgctgggcaggagccgCTCGGCCACAAATCCACCTCCCAGGCTGTGGCACCACTGCCAAAAGCGGGTCGAGAGAGCAGCCTGCCCACCAAGGCACCCGCTGCACGGCCGTGGAGGCACCAGCCGCTCCTCAGCCCGGCGCAGCCCAGCGACAGCAGCAAGGACATCGTGCAAGCCTTCATCAGCGAGATCGGTGAGcaggagggctgtggggtgctgggctgaGTGTCACCAGCCGGCGAGGCTGcggtgctgctggcagcccagGTGGCGGGACTGGTCCCTGGCACTTCTGGGGGCGAGGGTGGCAAAGCTGCACCCGCGGGCTTGCAGTCGCTTCCCAGCGCCCTGCCGGGATGTTGCCTCCAGTGGATGGTCTGGGCTTGCTGTGCCCAAACTGGTCCCTCCTGGGACTGCAGAGCCGGGTGCTCCTGTCGCCGCTGCGGGAGACCTGGCGCTGCtgtgggctctgctgctgcttctcctccccagTGCTCATCCCATTACCCAGGGAGGCTGATGCAGGGGGAGGATGGGGCCAGGGTGCATCCCTGTGGTGCCAGGAGGATTTTGGCTGACCTGACTTGCTGTGCTTTCTCCCTGGCCCAGGGATCGAAGCCACCGACCTGTCCAGCCTGCTGGAGCAGTTCGAGAAGTCTGAAGGTGCGGTTGCGGCATGCTGTGCCGTCCCCCTTGGGGCTCCCTCCGTGCTCTGCTGGGCTGCCCGTGCTCCCTGCGgtggggtgggagctggggggccaggatgctgctgcctgcaggctggTGTTACCCTGCCTGGGTGCCTTATCCTGGGGGTGTCTCTGCCCCCATCTCTTTCCTGGCCTGTGAAAGTGGCTGGAGGTCCCTGGGGTCGCCAAGGGGTTGGTGAAGAGCCTGGGACttgcagcagctctctgcaaggggctgggctggggcaccATGAAACCTCTCCCTGGCTGTGCCCGTGGTGCTCTGTGTTCCCCCCCGTATGCAGGGTCCGtcccctgccctccagccccagcctctcaccaccctcacccACCCGTTCTCTTTTCAGCCAAGAAGGAGGAGGCTCCTGTGCAGCCCCCCGAGGACAGGCGGCTGGCGGGGAGCTCCGGGTGAGTGTCGAGACCTCTGCAGCCAGTGCCCCAGTGTGGAGCCTGGCAGAGGGCTGAGCCCTGCATTCAGCGGGGGCATGGGGCAGCTCTCGGTTCTGGCAGGGTCCAAACTGCTGGCAGCTGCATCTGCCGGCCCAGGAGGAGCCGAGATTgttgctgggctgggggccacAGCTGGCACCGACGGGGAAAAATTGGGGGAAGCAGTGATGGGCATGACTGGTCTGTGCAAGCTCCATCCTTGCAGCTCTCTCAGATCCTCTGTTCCCCCATTCTGGGCCAGGGGGCAGCTTGGGCAGGTGCCCCAGGCGTGGGGACTGGGGCTGGGCTTTGGCCGCTGTGTTTGACAAAgctcctttccccttctcagGCCTGAGACCCAGCAGGACAGGAAGCCCCCAGACAGCCTGCAGGCCTCTGAGCTGGCCAACGTGGCAGGTAATGCCTGGCGTGAGGCGAGGGAGCCCGCCATGtctgggcaggggctggtgtggggctgggggagaccCTGGGGCTTGAGGAGAGGTGGGCCAGGAGGGAGCCCCACCCTGGGGGGTTGCAGCAAGGGCCTGCTCTTGAAAGCCCCCCCGGTGCTCTCGCAGGCCTCACGCCCCCAGCGACGCCCCCCCACCAGCTCTGGAAGCCATTGCCTGCTGTctcgctgctggccaaggccaagtcACCCGGGTCTGCGCCCCAGGAAGGGCCCCAGAAGACGGCCAAGCTGACAAAAGTCAAGCCGCTGCCCCAGAGCAAGCTCCAGGGGAAGAGCCCGGCACCGGCCCCTGCCAGCTCAGCCCCCAGCCACGTCTGCTCAGGAGACCACGACTACTGCATCCCGGGTGCGGCGCGGCCAGAGAGCAACGGCGGCCCCGGCACGCAGCCCCCCACCGAGGGCGGCTCCCGCTGGAACGTCAAACACCACCGGGACATCACTATCAAACCCATCTCCTCCTTAACCAAACGGACGCTGGACCAGCCCAAgcccaccccaccagcccccaccaccaccacggGGCCCAGCCAGGAGCCCCTGGGGATGGCCTGCCTAGCCCCCCTGGATTATCGGACTAGCGTCCCCAACAAGGCCACCACCGGGTGCAGCAGCCCCCCCACCTCGGTGCTCCTGTCTCCAGCCGCATCCCCCTGCCGGGACCAGGAGACGCGGACTCCTagtgcccagcccagccatgCTGCTGCCAAGAGGTCCTTGCGCTGCTACCGGAGACCCCGGGACTCgcccagcccctccaccggcagcTGGAGGGCTGGCAGAAGCCGTGCCAGCCGCTCCTTCAGCTCCAGTTCGGATGGAGCTAGCGAGTCCtcatcttcatcttcatcctcGTCCTCCCGATCCCGGTCACGGTCATTCTCCCCACCGCCCAAGCGGTGGCGAAGGTAAGCAGCGGAGCCTCTGTCTGCTTGCTATTTGAGCAATTGTCTGGTGGCCAGTCTTCTGCAAGGGTGCTCAGACACCTCTTCATGGACCTACCTGATGGCCATATCCAACTTCTTTGTCCTCGTGGCCCCACTGAAGGGGTGTCTGGCTCGCTGTGAGCAGCAGAGACCGGGGGAGCTGCTGTGACACCCTGCCAGGGCAGTGGGTGTCTGGCTGAACCCCACATCTACACAGGTGTTCTTGCAAAGCCATCTCTGAGCCAGACTTCCTTACCCCTCCTGGAGCACCATGGTATGCGTCCTTGGCTGCACCTTGGCTCTTGGATGCGTTCGCTGGGGTATTAATGCAGATGTTGGTGTTTATGCTGTGGGGCTGGTACAGCCCTAGGTGTAGAAATGAGAGGAGCCACAatggcagcagggagctgctggaggcaaGCAGGGGAAAAACCTGTCTGGCTAGGCTGCCTCAGGGGTTCCCTGTGGTCTTTGTGGAGGTGGCTGTGTAGAAAAGTGGGGCGACTTGGTCTCTGtgggaagcatttcttttggaGTCTTTGTGCATCTGAGTGATGCACcagctggggtgggaggcaCTGGAGCTGGCGAGGTGTCCCTCGTCTGCCCTTCCCTGGGCATTCAGCCATTTTTGGAGACATCCCAGGGCATGAAGGGCTTGTCCGACCAAGGCCTCTCCATCGGTGGCCAATAGGTGTGGAGGCTGGAGCTGGAAAGGGCACGTATATAGTGCCATGTCCCAGGGATGTGCAGCTCAGGGATTTGCCCCATCTGGCTTGGCTTCCCAGCAAATGCAGCTGGCCCTGTGCTAAGAAATGTCCCCACAGACTGTGCCATCCTGGCCTGCTGTCCTCCAGGAGAATATGCGGCAGTACCAGGCAGCACACCCTGCTTGGGGCCTGGGTTTGCCTATGGCGGGGACCCCCCATGGGCAGCGTGTTTAGAGAGGGACCCTgttgctggctggaggcagCATGGCTTGATCCCAGAGGGGTTTCAGTCCTGCTGCCCTTAAGCTTTGTCTGGCCCTGCCAGAGAGGCTCTTGTCGGCAGGAGGCCGTGGGCACAGAAGCGCAGCCCTGTCCCAGCGCATGCCACGGCCCTCGGTGTGGTTGGGGGCCCATGTGGTCTCCATTCGCGGGGCTGTTGAGTGCAGCGCAGAGGTGGTGGCTCCAGTGGGCACTGTGCACCGTGCGGGGCTCAGCACGGCAGCCCTGGCCCCGCCTGGGCCCTTGCCCAGTCGCAGCCATGTGCTGCACAGTTGCCCCATGACTATTTCTTGCTCTTCAGAGGCTGTGCCTGTTGTGAGCCTGCTCCTTTTTCACTGCAGTGTTTGGAGCAACGTCTCTGTAGTGTCGTTCCTGCATCGGCAGACTTGGGCAGAGGTTTTCCATAGCTGCGCTCACTCTGGGGATGGGTCCTGTCCGAGTGGGGTGCTGGGTACCTTGGGGAGGATGGaggtctttttcttctgcagagccTCGTGGTGCTGGGCACTGGGAGGGCTCGGCACTGAGCTGTGTCTCTCCTTCTCCCAGGTACCGCTCAAGATGTTcccacagctcctcctcccGCTCCAGCTGTGGGTCATGTGGCAGGTCCCGGGACAGGTCCTCATCCTCATCGTCAACGTCCTCCTACTCATCCAGGTCCACATCCCGCAGCCagtcccgctcccgctccccctcGCCCCGCAGGAGGAGTAACAGGCGGAGAAGGTGAGCGTGGCCACCCTGCACGGGTGTGAGCTCCCCCCAACCCATCTCCCGGCCTCCTGTGTCCCGGGCAGGGGTCGACCCGCTCCTTCAGTATCTCCCGTGTGTCCGGGATCGCTCTCTTCTGGCACCCCCATGAC
It includes:
- the PPRC1 gene encoding peroxisome proliferator-activated receptor gamma coactivator-related protein 1 gives rise to the protein MAALRGGAVPAAAGAGVGGAAAGAAPRGLAGGGAPREPPLGARSPLQCLSLDEDDLNLTSLDAETILEAEEILGTMQNYLDSSVISIIEDLSLSEQSKACLDAQNELSLLTAITEILDSTDDETLSPFDTIMDAELLTSPRERENPSVSCGFQKFLSLSRSSLECESPALEQPKVLRPLSSGSSVSAVGKTNTDLAWDCASHGLEDPALPKKQICSTPRVERKLGRHWAREQPLPQRSDGEEEEEEAALSPELDSSMEAEEFCVHGAGAVLEEHEDPCIINTSDVSLSELVKSMHPYCLPTFTVCLDPEAEPVAKELLSGPVLLEIVPGEGESVEIPVVLQPLAPSFPNQEPQLLGAEESTGESIPEDREELPEVPAQENRMEEEKEEKPPGKEPSCTTPESTSPPETAAPRAWSTDSSSQRSAEAPAGSKREGTEKGRGRERARKSRKKKAEEDQSEQARPGRDCVAHRLRSAGSGQPVGQPPTSRRRAARPSIQVSDFLARQLERAQKEGQMELHAERAPRPRGRPRSTAGASLPKKVQQELQKEPAPEMVSVAPEKAETVVPLEKTAPNIEELPAAVCPSLADQGEGEAQPAAGQGSEVLEAASPLSERGVGLEPPQSLPAAEPSEGLPKETKPKALSLREYRIRMLHRQPSPGGRKDGEKQAASKWPSVPEPPTELAEIPCLVSPMRPATEATAAQKSPEKPDSPAAVPSPASKAPTTPASAPAPATALPTPSTPTPFVTPNVPPAAGMPPASASAYALYPPVPSWPCFGPQPVGCCGLPPPPSTGSPSTFHMVPGLPPPAMAWPPPAVPPPPPFGPGSPYAPVGWAPPPYWPGIPMPPPVPPLAFGDPGAALPGAAAFPAGGHPSTALLHGQPPATPALSCPEPPAFPTQPPATPASETGAAGGPARPATGRVSDPRRQARLVGESSLPKAPPAPAAAQPLAAPSAATAQPGWVPPAAPAQHTAAPQAAPTQAAPTQPLEEPRAATPTQLPKAPSATIHCPAEVSPAAGPVGESPGTHPVEEAAGPGKGAVEKALPEPKAAAGQEPLGHKSTSQAVAPLPKAGRESSLPTKAPAARPWRHQPLLSPAQPSDSSKDIVQAFISEIGIEATDLSSLLEQFEKSEAKKEEAPVQPPEDRRLAGSSGPETQQDRKPPDSLQASELANVAGLTPPATPPHQLWKPLPAVSLLAKAKSPGSAPQEGPQKTAKLTKVKPLPQSKLQGKSPAPAPASSAPSHVCSGDHDYCIPGAARPESNGGPGTQPPTEGGSRWNVKHHRDITIKPISSLTKRTLDQPKPTPPAPTTTTGPSQEPLGMACLAPLDYRTSVPNKATTGCSSPPTSVLLSPAASPCRDQETRTPSAQPSHAAAKRSLRCYRRPRDSPSPSTGSWRAGRSRASRSFSSSSDGASESSSSSSSSSSRSRSRSFSPPPKRWRRYRSRCSHSSSSRSSCGSCGRSRDRSSSSSSTSSYSSRSTSRSQSRSRSPSPRRRSNRRRRYSYDAQDHYQRQRILQKERAIEERRVVFIGKIPSRMTRSELRHRFSVFGDIEECTLHFRSEGDNYGFVTYRYAEEAFAAIESGHKLRRPDEQPFDLCFGGRRQFCRRNYADLDSNREDFDPAPVKSKFDSLDFDTLLRQAQRSLRR